A window from Pseudomonas campi encodes these proteins:
- a CDS encoding methyl-accepting chemotaxis protein yields MNIRQKMIACGAISVIAAALLGGIGFWGQTQLAAALAENELSVSALRNHLEGDMMHDALRADVLAAFYIEPGDSAAAEQVRTDLREHSQWFQRTLADNAKLPLSENIRQAIAESQPALTEYITQAERIVALALTDPQAARSEMVGFDQSFEVLEEKNEALSGLIEDHAAQTRSDSEGAVRQAAWLLIGGILVVCCLLCLLTTQLMKAVLRPLEKTIAVARAIAQGNLRSVIHIDSNDEAGQLQQALADMQGNLRQMIDSIRHEGEALQHTAQNLNGASQSIVKSASEESDSATSMAAAMEEMIHNIDQIAGHARSAQAISSQSEQLASSGGQVIMGVVEGMSRIAEAVNESSSTITALGQSSEEIHSIIQVIKSIAEQTNLLALNAAIEAARAGEAGRGFAVVADEVRNLAARTAQSTQEITGMIERIRSSTEQAVSSMQTGVDRVNDGVALARQAGESINEIRGGAQRAAEMVEEISHTISEQSKASSEVAQRVEHIAQMSQSNTRTVHELADAAQSLDRVARSMQSSVLQFQT; encoded by the coding sequence ATGAACATCCGCCAGAAAATGATCGCCTGTGGCGCCATCAGCGTGATTGCCGCCGCCCTGCTCGGCGGCATCGGCTTCTGGGGGCAGACTCAGCTGGCGGCAGCGCTGGCCGAGAACGAGTTGAGCGTCAGCGCCCTGCGCAACCACCTGGAAGGCGACATGATGCACGACGCCCTGCGCGCCGACGTGCTCGCCGCCTTCTACATCGAGCCCGGTGACAGCGCGGCAGCCGAGCAGGTGCGCACGGATCTGCGCGAACACAGCCAGTGGTTCCAGCGCACCCTGGCAGACAACGCCAAGCTGCCGCTGAGCGAGAACATCCGCCAGGCCATCGCCGAATCGCAGCCGGCACTCACCGAATACATCACCCAGGCCGAGCGCATCGTCGCCCTGGCCCTGACCGACCCGCAGGCCGCGCGCAGCGAAATGGTCGGCTTCGACCAGAGTTTCGAAGTGCTGGAAGAAAAGAATGAGGCCCTCAGCGGGCTGATCGAAGACCACGCCGCGCAGACCCGCAGCGACAGCGAAGGCGCCGTGCGCCAGGCGGCCTGGCTGTTGATCGGCGGCATATTGGTGGTCTGCTGCCTGCTCTGCCTGCTCACCACCCAGCTGATGAAGGCCGTACTGCGGCCCCTGGAAAAGACCATCGCGGTGGCCAGGGCTATCGCCCAGGGCAATCTGCGCAGCGTGATCCATATCGACAGCAACGACGAAGCCGGCCAGTTGCAACAGGCCCTGGCCGACATGCAGGGCAACCTGCGGCAGATGATCGACAGCATCCGCCACGAGGGCGAAGCCCTGCAGCACACCGCGCAGAACCTCAACGGCGCGTCGCAAAGCATCGTCAAGAGCGCCAGCGAAGAATCGGACAGCGCCACCAGCATGGCCGCGGCCATGGAAGAGATGATCCACAACATCGACCAGATTGCCGGCCACGCCCGCAGTGCCCAAGCCATTTCCTCGCAATCGGAACAGCTGGCCAGTAGCGGCGGCCAGGTGATCATGGGCGTAGTGGAAGGCATGAGTCGGATCGCCGAAGCGGTCAACGAATCCTCCAGCACCATCACCGCCCTGGGCCAGTCATCCGAGGAAATCCACTCGATCATCCAGGTGATCAAGAGCATCGCCGAGCAGACCAACCTGCTCGCCCTCAACGCCGCCATCGAGGCCGCACGGGCTGGCGAGGCCGGTCGAGGCTTTGCCGTGGTCGCCGACGAGGTGCGCAACCTGGCGGCGCGCACCGCCCAATCGACCCAGGAAATCACCGGCATGATCGAACGCATCCGCAGCAGCACCGAGCAGGCGGTGAGCAGCATGCAGACCGGCGTAGACCGGGTGAACGATGGCGTGGCCCTGGCCCGCCAGGCCGGCGAATCGATCAACGAGATCCGTGGCGGCGCCCAGCGGGCTGCGGAGATGGTGGAAGAGATTTCCCACACCATCAGCGAGCAGAGCAAGGCCAGCAGCGAAGTGGCCCAGCGCGTCGAACATATCGCGCAGATGTCACAGAGCAACACCCGCACCGTGCACGAACTGGCCGATGCGGCGCAGAGCCTGGACCGCGTGGCGCGCAGCATGCAGAGCTCGGTGCTGCAGTTCCAGACTTAG
- a CDS encoding metal-dependent hydrolase — MDSLTQAVLGASIQGALLGRWQGRRALLYGAILGTLPDLDVLIDYGDAVADMTYHRGFSHSLLVLSALALLITLVARRLQPNPGYSARRLFLTIWLALITHPLLDAFTSYGTQLLWPIALPPVAWSSVFIIDPLYTLPLLVAVIAGLLRGLRERPQWLAICALGVSSLYLAFTVAGKWMAEQKVEQVLAQRGIQAEQLFSTPTPFNSLLWRVIVIDGEHYHEALVGWLDDKPPQLERIPRGTALAKPLQHSPQHARLAWFTHDVLRYDQIGDQLIVTDLRLGMTGYHPFRFIFAERRDGRWQPLANVERLPFSRGQPEHLLVLWQRIWNDREPVQLLSWANALQGKP; from the coding sequence ATGGATTCGCTCACCCAGGCGGTGCTCGGCGCCAGTATTCAGGGCGCGTTGCTCGGCCGCTGGCAGGGCCGCCGCGCGCTGCTGTACGGCGCCATACTCGGCACCCTGCCGGATCTCGATGTGCTGATCGACTACGGCGACGCCGTGGCCGACATGACCTATCACCGCGGCTTCAGTCATTCGCTGCTGGTGCTCAGCGCCCTGGCCCTGCTGATTACCCTGGTCGCCCGGCGCCTGCAGCCCAACCCCGGTTACTCGGCGCGACGGCTGTTCCTGACCATCTGGCTGGCGCTGATCACCCATCCCTTGCTGGATGCCTTTACCAGCTACGGTACCCAGCTGCTCTGGCCTATCGCCCTGCCGCCGGTGGCCTGGTCCTCGGTGTTCATCATCGATCCGCTGTACACCCTGCCCTTGCTGGTGGCGGTGATTGCCGGCCTGCTGCGTGGCCTGCGCGAGCGGCCGCAGTGGCTGGCCATCTGCGCCCTGGGTGTGTCCAGCCTGTACCTGGCCTTTACCGTGGCGGGCAAGTGGATGGCCGAGCAGAAGGTCGAACAGGTCCTGGCCCAGCGCGGCATCCAGGCCGAGCAGCTGTTCAGCACGCCGACGCCCTTCAACAGCCTGCTCTGGCGGGTCATCGTGATCGACGGTGAGCACTACCACGAGGCCCTGGTCGGCTGGCTCGACGATAAACCGCCACAACTGGAACGTATCCCGCGTGGCACGGCGCTGGCCAAGCCTCTGCAGCATTCGCCCCAGCACGCACGCCTGGCCTGGTTCACCCACGATGTGCTGCGCTACGACCAGATCGGCGATCAACTGATCGTCACCGACCTGCGTCTGGGCATGACCGGCTATCACCCGTTCCGCTTCATCTTCGCCGAGCGCCGCGATGGGCGCTGGCAGCCGCTAGCCAACGTCGAGCGCCTGCCCTTTTCGCGTGGCCAGCCCGAACACCTGCTGGTGCTCTGGCAGCGCATCTGGAACGACCGCGAGCCCGTACAACTACTGAGTTGGGCCAACGCCCTGCAAGGAAAACCCTGA
- a CDS encoding YciI family protein, which translates to MRFMVIVKATADSEAGVMPSEELLAAMGQYNEELVAAGVMKAGEGLHPSSKGVRVKFSGSQRSVVDGPFMETKELIAGFWLWEVESLQACIDWVKRCPNPMPGDSEIEIRQIFEAEDFGAEFTPELREQEERLRVQMSKT; encoded by the coding sequence ATGCGATTCATGGTGATAGTCAAGGCCACTGCGGATTCGGAAGCCGGTGTGATGCCCAGCGAGGAACTGCTGGCGGCCATGGGCCAATACAACGAGGAACTGGTGGCGGCCGGCGTGATGAAGGCCGGCGAGGGGCTGCATCCGAGCAGCAAAGGGGTGCGGGTGAAGTTCTCCGGTAGCCAGCGCAGCGTGGTCGATGGCCCGTTCATGGAAACCAAGGAGCTGATCGCCGGCTTCTGGTTGTGGGAAGTGGAGTCGCTGCAGGCCTGCATCGACTGGGTCAAGCGCTGTCCCAACCCGATGCCGGGCGATTCGGAAATCGAGATCCGGCAGATCTTCGAGGCCGAGGATTTCGGCGCCGAGTTCACCCCCGAACTGCGCGAGCAGGAAGAGCGCCTGCGGGTGCAGATGAGCAAAACGTAA
- a CDS encoding VOC family protein, with protein sequence MKIHAYLIFNGQCAEAFRFYQEVLGGELVVMSFGDSPACSDVAPEHRDRTMHASLNTGGELLMGSDTMPGDAYDGIKGCHISIQADDMVQAERLYRALSAQGSVQMELQKTFWAEGFAMLTDRFSVPWMVNCTGDCQG encoded by the coding sequence ATGAAAATCCATGCCTACCTGATCTTCAACGGCCAGTGTGCCGAGGCCTTCCGTTTCTACCAGGAGGTGCTCGGCGGCGAGCTGGTGGTGATGTCCTTCGGCGACAGCCCGGCCTGCAGTGACGTGGCGCCGGAGCACCGCGACCGCACCATGCACGCCAGCCTGAACACCGGCGGCGAGCTGCTGATGGGCTCAGACACCATGCCCGGTGATGCCTATGACGGCATTAAGGGCTGCCATATCTCGATCCAGGCCGATGACATGGTCCAGGCCGAGCGCCTGTATCGGGCGCTGTCAGCCCAGGGCTCGGTGCAGATGGAACTGCAGAAGACCTTCTGGGCCGAGGGCTTCGCCATGCTCACCGACCGTTTTAGCGTGCCGTGGATGGTCAACTGCACCGGCGACTGCCAGGGGTGA
- the arfB gene encoding alternative ribosome rescue aminoacyl-tRNA hydrolase ArfB codes for MLVISNSVHLPDDEVELTAIRAQGAGGQNVNKVSSAMHLRFDSQASSLPPFYKERLLELRDNRITAEGVVIIKAQQYRTQEQNRADALERLAELIRSAGKTEKARRPTKPTLGSKKRRLEGKSKRGAIKAGRGKVDF; via the coding sequence ATGCTGGTGATTTCCAACAGCGTCCACCTGCCTGACGATGAAGTCGAGCTGACCGCCATCCGCGCCCAGGGCGCCGGCGGGCAGAACGTCAACAAGGTGTCCAGCGCCATGCACCTGCGTTTCGACAGCCAGGCCTCCTCGCTGCCGCCGTTCTACAAGGAACGCCTGCTGGAACTGCGCGACAACCGTATCACCGCCGAAGGCGTGGTGATCATCAAGGCCCAGCAGTACCGCACCCAGGAGCAGAACCGCGCCGATGCCCTGGAGCGACTGGCCGAGCTGATCCGCAGCGCCGGCAAGACCGAGAAGGCACGGCGTCCGACCAAACCGACCCTGGGCTCGAAGAAGCGCCGCCTGGAAGGCAAGAGCAAGCGCGGGGCGATCAAGGCCGGGCGCGGCAAGGTGGACTTCTAG
- a CDS encoding diguanylate cyclase, which translates to MLDPILPADADHAVYKTLLESTKAIPWKIDWKSMTFAYIGPQIEPLLGWTQQSWISANDWAERIHEEDRERVVNFCIAQSQCGIDHEADYRALTKNGDYVWIRDVVHVMRDANGETEALVGFMFDISERKKTEEQLLALQRQLEEYSYKDGLTGINNRRMFDSILDIEWGNAQRTRRPLSLILLDIDYFKQFNDHYGHIRGDDCLKRIGQTLQSAAARPRDCVARFGGEEFVLVLPETDGESAQKIAERCRKLVRKEQIAHEQSNVAQLVTVSLGVGTIIPEAHDTPLAFIEAVDRLLYQAKQQGRDRLQYGHCGGGEADACQA; encoded by the coding sequence ATGCTCGACCCCATATTGCCCGCCGACGCGGATCACGCCGTGTACAAGACCCTGCTCGAGTCGACCAAGGCGATTCCCTGGAAGATCGACTGGAAGAGCATGACCTTTGCCTATATCGGCCCGCAGATCGAGCCGTTGCTGGGTTGGACGCAGCAGAGCTGGATCAGCGCCAACGACTGGGCCGAGCGCATCCATGAAGAGGACCGCGAGCGGGTGGTGAACTTTTGCATCGCCCAGTCGCAGTGCGGCATCGACCACGAGGCCGACTACCGGGCGCTGACCAAAAATGGCGACTACGTGTGGATCCGCGACGTGGTGCACGTAATGCGTGACGCCAACGGCGAGACCGAGGCGCTGGTCGGCTTCATGTTCGACATCAGCGAGCGCAAGAAGACCGAGGAACAACTGCTGGCTTTGCAGCGGCAGCTGGAGGAGTACTCCTACAAGGACGGCCTGACCGGAATCAACAACCGGCGCATGTTCGACTCGATCCTCGACATCGAATGGGGCAACGCCCAGCGTACCCGCCGGCCGCTGTCGCTGATCCTGCTGGATATCGACTACTTCAAGCAGTTCAACGACCACTACGGCCACATTCGCGGCGACGACTGTCTCAAACGCATCGGCCAAACCCTACAGAGTGCGGCGGCGCGCCCGCGCGACTGCGTGGCGCGCTTCGGTGGCGAGGAGTTCGTGCTGGTGCTGCCGGAGACCGACGGCGAGTCGGCGCAGAAGATCGCCGAGCGCTGTCGCAAGCTGGTGCGCAAGGAACAGATTGCCCACGAGCAGTCCAACGTGGCGCAGCTGGTGACGGTCAGTCTGGGCGTCGGCACCATCATTCCCGAAGCGCACGACACGCCGCTGGCCTTTATCGAGGCGGTGGATCGCCTGCTCTATCAGGCCAAGCAACAGGGCCGCGACCGCCTGCAGTATGGCCACTGCGGGGGAGGCGAAGCGGACGCCTGCCAGGCCTGA